In one Nocardia tengchongensis genomic region, the following are encoded:
- a CDS encoding RNA polymerase sigma factor: MDTGSEIDERDLVARAVGGDRAAVADVVRLLQDPIYRLALRMVWRPADAEDATQEILLRTVGNLASWRGEAKLTTWAYRIGVNYLLNLKRQTPQEAQQLSLDQFGEGLRDGLAEEDYRGPEATLLTHEVRLNCSQAMLQCLGRDERVAYVLSDVFEVSSEEAAWIVGATPAAYRKRVERAKKRLGNFLQSTCGLANPEAFCRCSRRVEKAVELGRVDPRRPAFAAHPITPGGRGVAEAERQMIRLHDAAAVLGAHPDYAAPQAKMEAIAGLLRSGRFPLLE; the protein is encoded by the coding sequence CGGAGATCGACGAGCGCGATCTCGTCGCGCGGGCCGTCGGCGGCGATCGGGCCGCGGTCGCGGATGTGGTTCGGCTGCTGCAGGATCCGATCTACCGGCTGGCGCTGCGCATGGTGTGGCGGCCCGCCGACGCCGAGGACGCCACCCAGGAGATCCTGCTGCGCACGGTCGGCAATCTGGCGAGCTGGCGCGGCGAGGCCAAGCTCACCACCTGGGCGTACCGCATCGGCGTCAACTACCTGCTGAACCTGAAACGGCAGACGCCGCAGGAGGCGCAGCAGCTGAGCCTGGACCAGTTCGGCGAGGGGCTGCGGGACGGTTTGGCGGAGGAGGACTATCGCGGTCCGGAAGCCACGCTGCTCACCCACGAGGTCCGGCTCAATTGCAGTCAGGCCATGCTGCAGTGCCTGGGCCGCGACGAACGCGTTGCCTATGTGCTCTCCGACGTCTTCGAGGTCAGTTCGGAGGAGGCCGCCTGGATCGTCGGCGCGACGCCCGCCGCGTACCGGAAACGGGTGGAGCGGGCCAAGAAACGACTCGGGAACTTCCTACAGTCGACCTGCGGACTGGCCAATCCCGAAGCCTTCTGCCGGTGCTCGCGGCGGGTGGAGAAGGCGGTCGAACTGGGGCGGGTGGATCCGCGCCGCCCGGCCTTCGCCGCGCATCCGATCACGCCGGGCGGGCGCGGCGTGGCCGAGGCCGAGCGGCAGATGATCCGGTTGCACGACGCCGCGGCCGTGCTGGGCGCGCACCCGGATTACGCCGCGCCGCAGGCGAAGATGGAGGCCATCGCCGGGCTGCTGCGTTCGGGCCGGTTCCCGCTACTGGAGTGA
- a CDS encoding helix-turn-helix domain-containing protein yields MLGRMYDGEVCSAARTLELVGERWSLLIVRNAMFAGMTRFTEFQRALGIAPNILTKRLAEFVEAGIFEQRAGTAGGHPEYLLTAKGLDLKPVILALTAWGDRWAAPDGPPVTYRHTGCGGKVGARLECSDCDAIPGLPDVTAELAPWAYERKYGASASLQ; encoded by the coding sequence ATGTTGGGACGCATGTACGACGGGGAGGTGTGCTCGGCGGCGCGCACACTGGAGCTGGTGGGCGAGCGCTGGAGCCTGCTGATCGTGCGCAATGCCATGTTCGCCGGCATGACCCGGTTCACCGAGTTCCAGCGCGCGCTCGGCATCGCGCCGAACATCCTCACCAAACGGCTCGCCGAATTCGTCGAGGCCGGAATCTTCGAGCAGCGCGCCGGCACCGCCGGCGGGCACCCCGAATATCTGCTCACCGCCAAGGGACTCGACCTGAAGCCGGTCATCCTCGCGCTCACCGCCTGGGGCGACCGCTGGGCCGCGCCGGACGGCCCGCCGGTCACCTACCGGCACACCGGTTGCGGCGGGAAAGTCGGTGCGCGCCTGGAATGTTCGGACTGCGACGCCATCCCCGGCCTGCCGGACGTGACGGCCGAACTCGCGCCGTGGGCGTACGAACGCAAATACGGGGCCTCCGCGTCACTCCAGTAG